One Vicia villosa cultivar HV-30 ecotype Madison, WI linkage group LG5, Vvil1.0, whole genome shotgun sequence genomic window, AAggcaatatatatttatttaacataTGCAATACTTACTTTCCAAGTATTTATAATTGAAGCTTATCTGTAAGAGCAATAATCAATAGACATATTCAACCATTATGGAGGTTGCAGGTAGTAGAATCATCCTATAACTGCAACGCTGgcacataaaaattaaaaaaatatgaaaagctCTACACGGATTTAATGCTTAAATGTTGGTAAAAGTCAATATACCTATACGACGTGTGAAACTCTCATAACAAGATTTCCCTTTTTATATTTCTAACTCACAACTTCACATTATAACAAACACCACGCGTTAAATCCTTCACCATCCCTCACATAAACGCATCATCAAATCAAAAcatatctttttttctctctctcaaaAATGGAAGAAAAGCAACGGAAAAAATGGGATTGTGGAAGCACGTTATACGACTCGTACGAGTTAAACTCGTTCAAACGCCAAATCGACTCAGCTATAGCCAATTCACCAAGAACACATTCCATGCCTCATTTATCTCAACCtaccaaacttcatcttcaacttcaTGAATCACCACCACCTCCTTctcaaatcatcaacaacaacaataacaacaacaacaataagtcTTATTTCAAGATCTCTCGAACCTTCCAGAAACTTCTCCGCTTCGTTTTCAAGTCCGGTAGCAGTAAATCAAACAACAGGATCCGTAGCAGTAGTTTCCGATCATATCCGAAAGATGAAGATCAACTTGTTTACGATAAGCTCTATGAACCTGAACCTGTTCTTCTTTCCACCATTCCTGAACTTCCTGATTTTGAAACCGCTGGTCTTTCGCCGGATATCAGTAACTTCGTCAGAAAGTCAGCTTCGGAGCGGTTTACGGCCACCGCCACCGTTGGTGTTTCGTGCAGTGCTTAATTAATAGGCTAGTTTTTATTGCATGATGGTGATATAATAGTGTATTAACATATAGTAATACTAATAATGCTGGCTATAGCTAGTTTCATGAAGTCAAAAGCGTACTGTAGGAATTACTACTAACATGTTGATATTAGCGACTATTTCTGGTTTTAATAGTTTTATATAAGGCGTTGTAATGAATCACGATGCAATGTTTTAAATGTTTAATTTAGATATAGCCTTGAATTTTGGATCATTTATAAATCTTGCTATTATGTGGCTTGTATCATGGGTAATTGTTTTCTTTTGTACCATTTGACTTTGTAATATTGTTAACTAATTGTAAAGAAAGAAAAACATAGAAGAAAGAGGTTTGTCTAAACACAAAATAGAACACCCggtaaaaagtttttttttttttaaatcttgtattttttttaatgtagTTTAGTGACTAGAATTTATCATTTAAAGATAGATAAATGGATGTCCCATGTTCGAATCTCCCATATTACACCTAATGTCTCTGTATAACTATCCATTGAATTGACTTAACCAAAAAAaatcttatattttatttactactAAAGTACTAAATATAAGTAATTAATGATTTTTATGATTAACTATTATACAGATGGTGATAATAACTGGGCTACCTTGGCATGATTTAAAATTAAGCAAATTAGTTATATGACTTACTCAAGTTTGTTAAATTTGTTATATATACATAAGTCATAACCAACTTATACTTTTTAATGGATACTTTTTATAAGCACTTGTATAAAAATTTTATAGGCTAATAAACATACTTTTCTTACTTATAACAGTATGAGATTAAaagtagtatttttttttaagcaaaaacaaatatattaaaacaaactaagtacaaaaatataatatatttaaaaatattagtgTGATTTAGTAAAATACATAATAATGAGATTGACAATGTAAAATTGTTTTATatcattcttttttcttctctctaataatattaaattattatagtaTCAAGAGTTCATTTTCGGAGAGTTTCTTTTTcgatttattttttcatttgattcCGTTGCATTCTTCAACTTTTTTATGACATATTCTTGAATTTGCTATAGATGAAAATCACAATACAATATTTTAAATGTTTAATTTAGATGGTATTGAATTTGggataatatataaattatatgactTGGGTTATGGTAATTGTTTTGTTTTCACTATTTGACTTATATATGGTTAGCTAGTacgaagaaaaataaagaaaataaatagagGGGTACTTTAAAAAGTGAGGGTGGAAAGGTGGTCCTCACTAACTTTCTATTGAGCgctatatttttttcttcattaaaACACTAGCTATTATTTGAAATAGGACGGTTTATTTTCAAAGGCACTTCTTTTAAGATGGTTTTAAGGGAAGCTAACTGATAGAGagtatttagttatattttaatatttttagtttaattagaattattaatttaaGGTTTTATATTAGTTGGTATTTTAGTTCAATTGTTATTGAATTGGGTTTCCACTAGTATTTGGGCATTTTAGTTATTGTCCCATTAGTAacattatatatgtagtgtcatTGACACATTAcaaatcaatcaaagaaatcaaagttatcttttattttaatttcctttactttcaatgttcttccccttttagttagaaaaccctaattttatagtcttgataggaatcttcctatcaattggtgctttcatccatgtactcaaatcctcctatggattatCCTTATCATACACCTTCATTTCCATACCACTCCACCATAGACACCACTCCTACCATACCCTCCTTTCCATCTTTTCCATGGGAAATTTTTACACCTTCTTACACTCATGTTGCATCTTCATCACCAAATTTGTATTTCAATCATTGCTTTTCACCACATACTCATTACTCATATCCATGGAACACTCCTCTAATTCCCCCACAATCATACATTTATCATACACCACCCTCAACACTATACCTAGCTCATTCACCCATTTCAAATCCAACATATCTAGTGAAGAAGAAATCATGTCGGTTATCTATTAAGAACAACAAACAAAAATGCAGAAATAGAAGGATGATGAAAAAGGTAATGAAATTTATTTTACCACCTTATTCTTTGGGTTCTTTCACTCTGTTCGATCCCATTTCCGATGACTCTGTATGCGTGTAACGTGATTTACTATCTCAATCTTCTGACTCAACCTCAAATTTCACCTCCGATATGGACACTATTACTGACTCTAATTGGGATTCTTCATACGGGATGCTTAACTCCACCGCAACCCAGCCATTACTGATTTCGGATGACGAAGAGGAACTGATTGAAGAAGAGGAGGAGCCAAATCTGGATTCAATGAATTTCATCAAGAAAATTTCCGTTCATGAAGATTTTGCTGCTGAATCTCGAGTTGTTAGTGAAAGGGTTCAAAATCCTTTACCAAATTTGAAGCAACAACTCATTTCAGATTCGATTGCAACTCAAACCCTTGTTCCAATCTTAGCCCCATCCAACATGAATTCAGAGCTCCTTGTCGTCGACGTCGATATCGTGAAATCTGAGTTCCTTTTTCCTGAACAAGTTGTTGGTGAAGAACAAAGAGCAACAGCTTCGTCGTTTCCACCTCCAAAGCCACCAGATCTTACTTCCAACATCAACAATTACATCACTCTTCCACAACTTCCATCAGGTAATGATTATGTTTACAAGATTAAAGTCTGGAATTATAAGATGCATAGGTGTTTGTTCACTCTTCTAGGACACCTTGATTATACTTGGACAATAAAAATTCATCATGAGAAACCATGGATTGTGAGTGCTAGTGACGATCAAACCATTCACATCTGGAACTGGCAGTCACACACCTGTATATCTGTTTTAACAGGGCTCAACCATTATGCTATGTGCGCTTCATTCCATCCAAAAGAGGATATTATTGTGTCAGCCTCCTTGGATCAGATTGATCGTGTTTGGGATATTGGTTTCCTTAAAAGAAAGGTTGTACCTCTTTCAGATGATATTTTGCGATTGAGTCAAAGGAACACGGATTTTTTTTGTGGCATTGATGCTGTTGTTAAGTATGTATTGGAAGGTCATGACCAAGGCGTTAGCTGCGCTGCTTTTCATCCTACACTGCCTCTTATTTGCATCATTGGTGGACCTAACTCCAATGATTATGGAACTAACAGGATTCTTCATCATACCATTGGGTTGCCTCTTTCAAGGAAGGCCTTATTTGTAGAAGGAGACCTTCTCATGAATACTGTCGGTTACACAGTGAAAAATATGAAGGAAAAATGTAGAGAGAGTATTgcagaatttgaatttcaaagctTTATGCAGTTACTGCATTATTTCTTGGTCGAGATGATTGATATACTTCGTGAACTGATGTCGTCTATTGTATGTTACATAGATGCTTGGCATGTGATTAAGATGGAGCTAAAATATTTCTCTTACATTTCTATGTCCACATTTGAGATTGCAAAATATTCTACCACTTTGATCTCCAATTCTAGCCATACATTTGGAATTATATACTCTAACCAATTCAACTGGAGAAGAGGGTTGTTTCTCAAGAGTTATAGTACTTCAGCTGAATTTTATTTGATAGATAAAGGTGTTGTTTATTCAGTTGGTTTAGAGGATTTTGCAGCAGGAAAAACAAGCTCTCATAGTGTTGATGCAATTAATGGCTCTATTCCAATATCACATGATATAAACGCAGGCAGTCCTAGTTATTTATTCGTAGAAAAGCTAGTGCATGTACTAGTAGATCTATTCCTGCCGGAACCTACAGCTAAAAGACTGTGGATTGGTATACTTGTTGGTGCCTGTCTTATTTGTCAATGTTCCTTTGACGATTACTCTTCACGTTGTCGATGTACTTATTGTCGACTGCTTGTCTTGGTTTGTGAGAATTGCCAGAATGAATCTGCACAACAAGAAAAGCTAAAAGATGAATTTATATGGGCTGCTGCATGGTTGCACCAAACAACCAGCAATGAATACCACCTTAAGTATGCTGGTGTCCAGACCCTTCTATCCAAGATGTGGCCTGATTTGATTGTAAAGACCAAGGAAGGTGGGATAGTTATAATTGAAACTTATGATTTTTGGAATGGAAGCAAAGAGTGCATTAAATGGGCGGCTAACATGGCTCTAAATCTTGTTGAAGACCTTGCATTTGCATGTTTTTTTCCAGCATGGAGgaagctttcaaaattattttttgtattaTGGTGGAACAAATTTGTGGCCGCACTGCAGGGGGGCCTTTGCAAACAAGTTATGATTATGATGCTCGACGAGTATGGTTTGTTGAATGAGACAAAATGAGGTCACTTGAAAGATCTACATGCTGTTTTAAAGCACTGTAAGTCTGCTTTAGTGGCTGTTGACTCACCAACATATATAAAACTTGGTCAAAGGGTGGAGGCACATGTATACCAAGCAGAATGGAAGTTGGCAGTGAAATATTTtgctaatatcttttatttattaagggtgttacttgtctacaaccttgaggacaaggttgttttgAAGAGGTTGACAATGATAGAGagtatttagttatattttaatatttttagtttaattagaattattaatttaaGGTTTTATATTAGTTGGTATTTTAGTTCAATTGTTATTGAATTGGGTTTCCACTAGTATTTGGGCATTTTAGTTATTGGCCCATTAGTAacattatatatgtagtgtcatTGACACATTAcaaatcaatcaaagaaatcaaagttatcttttattttaatttcctttacttttaatgttcttccccttttagttagaaaaccctaattttatagtcTTGATAGGAATCTTCCTATCACTAACATTTTGTGGATCGGGTGGAATAATGTTTGTAAGTTTAAGATTTTAATCGAGAGTTTGGAGGAAAGGAAAAATGAGGGCTTTAATAAACAATTTCTTAATAAAATACAGAGAatatttaaattctttttataGAATATTAAAGTAGTaattatcattaatatatttttaatttttgaaatgttaaaaaaaattatatttgaaattttATCCAAGCCTTCCTAAACCATCCAAATGAGTTCTCCAAAACATTTTTTAAGTTTTCTTAAATTAGAAGAATTTTGATTTTTGGAGAAAAATAATTCGTTAAATTAGGAAGGTattttgtttgggagtttggagaggaagagagagaagaggactttaaaaaaaaagaattggATGAAAAGAATAGTGGAAGTTTAGAGAAAATAAAAAGAGTTAAGTGAAGAAATATAACACCAGAGATTTATAGAGATTCGGTCATAAAGAAGTGACATACTTCTCTGTCTAAACATTAATCTTGAAAGTATTCAATAATGTCTGAAAAATTTTAAAAGGTTAAACTCATGAACCGCCTTACACCAGAAAAATGAACTTCTAACCAAACAAGAATAATGCTTAACTGTACGACAAGGATGATGCACGAATTGTAACGAAATAATAATCACCTTAGGATGAAACATATAAACATCGTTGTGCTATTAATAACCATACAATGAAACATAAAAGTACCATTATTAAGTTTTTTTGGCTTCCGTATATTTTATTATATCCATTGATGGACATGTCGTCAAAATTTGTGAAGATACGGATCGTGCTATATAGCACTGCTCAACCAAACAATAAACAAAGGATGAACTAGTTAGTTAgaagttttttgaaaaaacaaatgataaaaaatcgataaaaatatatattgaattTTGTGATTGATTTactgaattttttttattgaataccaGAATTTTCATTGGCTTACCgatttttttttcaagaaatggttaataaaataagtatttttttttttggaaatcttggtatccggccttgcgaccgactaatccaagaAATGGttattaaaataagtatttttaataTTGAGAAAAGTTGAAGGGTGTCAGGATAAATTAAAAGGGTGCCTGGACAAATTCTGTTTTATTTGCGCTAATTTTGGCCTGGCCCAGCCCAGCCCATTTAACAAACAGATTAACGAATCGAGCGGTTCCAGTCTTACAATCAATACAAGAGATAAGAACAATGCAACAAATAAGTTGCAAATAAATTTCTTATTTGCAGAATGGCTTCTGCAATAAACTCACCCGTTTTATCCCTCTACAAACCCCCCAAATTTATCAACCCTTCAACGCGCTTTTCGCAACGTGATTATCAATTAAGCAGCTTCAGAACAAGCATTGAATCAAAAAGCTACAGAAAGAGAGCAGTAATCACGTCCGTGTTGCCACTGGGAGTTGATCCATGGGCTCCTTCCATTGATTCACAGAGTATCGCTTCTCAACTATTCGCATTTTCTCTGTTTCCTTACATCGGTTTCTTATACTTCCTCACCAAATCCAAAACTTCCCCTAACCTCACTCTATTCGGTTTCTACTTTTTGCTTGCGTTTGTTGGCGCCACAGGTTAGTTTTTCTTCTAATACTTAAAATCGCTTATTAATTAGGTACTTTTTTCGGCTTTTGATTAATACTAACTTTGcttatttgatttgttttgaacaTTGTTTTTATTGAACAATTTGAGCAGTTCCAGCTGGAATTTATGGTGAGTCAAGTTCATTTGCTGGATATATGCATGACAGTTGTTTTAAAAATTGAACTGAAAATCAAACCGGAAAATCACGGAAACTTAGACACTAGATTATACTGATTCATGATTTATGATTCGACCGGTTGAATTGTCTGAATCGGTTTTTAAAATACTGGGTTATGTATGAGCcaaatttgaaatgattattgCATTACTTATGTTTAGTTTTGTGGTTTGATAGCTAAGGTGCATTATGGAACTTCTTTGTCCAATGTGGATTGGTTACATGGTGGAGCTGAGTCCCTTCTCACTCTCACTAACTTGCTCATTGTGTTGGGTTTGAGAGAGGGTATCAGAAAAGCTGGAAATTCGGAGGAAAACACGACTACTCCCGACTCAGGATTGAAGGAGAAGTAACCTAAAATGAAGGTCTGATATTTGGAATCATTATTCTTATAATTGCCAGTGTTATAACAATTTATTCCACTGTGacaaaagttgatccatgtagccgaccccaGTGAGTGGGATAAAATTTGATTGTTGTTGACTCAGATATTCTTGGCTGTGGTTTATGATGTTGTCTTAAAGAGTCACTCACACTTACCATCCTCTGGGTGTTTTGTAAATAAATTCTGTATTTTGTATGATTTATCATTAATTGGAATGAAATATTGAATTTTGATGTGCAACTTTGAGTGAGTTCTCTTTTATGCTATATGAATGAGTTAAGTGATTTAGCTCACTTTAGTTTATATCTCTCATTATTTTGTATTGATTGTGATGCTCTTGTACTAAAGATGTGAGATATATAGATTGTACCAATTTAAATTTGGAGTAACtacttatttgaaaataaaaacacTAAAATGTGCTGAAATTTGTAATTCAAATATTAACTATAAGGATACTCATAAAGTCCTAGCTACCGGTGCCGAAtctttattctattttttctGAAGTGGTCCTATTTTAGGACGACTTTATACTCATAATATTCAAATATGATTTACACTAGGACAGTATGATGTTATCTGATGCTCTTACAATCCAAACATAAGTTGTCTTGGAGAAAAAAACTTCTAGTTGATGTTGTTTGTACTCATGGTATTCGATTCTCAAGTACAAGTATTAGAAAAATCCTGAAGTATTGAAAGGGAAATTTGGATCAATTTCCACCGGATCAAGTGGAAAATGAAAATTGGGAATTGGAGAGTTTGTGACTGACGTGTTGGTGGAAATGATATCTGGAAGATCGGATTCTGAACGAGGCATGTTATAGAACCCATCAAAATCGTTCATGTTGAAAGTTGGAGATGAAAAATAGTTTGATTCTGGTGTTGTTGGAGATAACAAGTGTGTTTGGAACAGGCTGCTCAAGAAGGAATCGTTCTCTAAAGTTGAAGGAACCCAACTTTGGATTTCTTGCGTCGTGTATCCAAGTGAAGTGGAAGGGAAGGTGAATGGACCTGTCATTTCTTCGTTTCCGAGGTTCTCCGTTTGCACAGTCAAGGCATTGCTGAAGTTTGTAAAGTGTTCTTGTGATTGTCGAGCATGGTGAATATCATTATTTTGACTGTATGGTTTCTCTTGTTTTTTAATCTCTTGTGGCTTGTATGGCACAATGGCATTGTTTCCCTGAGAACAGGTATGCTTTCCTCTGTAAGTTATGTCAAATATTGTCGGATCTTCGTCTGATCTCTGCACTTGCTTTGTTGCCCAGCAGTTCTGTGTGTTGCGGAAGGTGCACCGATAGTAGCTTCTGCAAATGTCATAATGAGTTGTCAATGAAATGCCGACAGAGGTAAATGCAATTTATATATACATTTAAGAGTTCTTGTGATTCTTTTCGTTAGCTTAGAAATGTGAATTCTTCTCACCTTGGATGTTTGGCACTGAGGATATCTTTCTGACCATACTTTCTCCAGTT contains:
- the LOC131608091 gene encoding uncharacterized protein LOC131608091; this translates as MEEKQRKKWDCGSTLYDSYELNSFKRQIDSAIANSPRTHSMPHLSQPTKLHLQLHESPPPPSQIINNNNNNNNNKSYFKISRTFQKLLRFVFKSGSSKSNNRIRSSSFRSYPKDEDQLVYDKLYEPEPVLLSTIPELPDFETAGLSPDISNFVRKSASERFTATATVGVSCSA
- the LOC131603704 gene encoding uncharacterized protein LOC131603704, which translates into the protein MASAINSPVLSLYKPPKFINPSTRFSQRDYQLSSFRTSIESKSYRKRAVITSVLPLGVDPWAPSIDSQSIASQLFAFSLFPYIGFLYFLTKSKTSPNLTLFGFYFLLAFVGATVPAGIYAKVHYGTSLSNVDWLHGGAESLLTLTNLLIVLGLREGIRKAGNSEENTTTPDSGLKEK
- the LOC131603703 gene encoding probable WRKY transcription factor 41, producing MENECNWEQNTLINELIQGMDVAKRLKEELRTPYSLDTRDSQVQMILSSYEKALRILGCNESTSKSQTVTPVITSLPQSPVSTNGSPLSEEFDATFQYRKEVKNKSKKRKIVPKCIDQIRVSCESGLEGPHEDGFNWRKYGQKDILSAKHPRSYYRCTFRNTQNCWATKQVQRSDEDPTIFDITYRGKHTCSQGNNAIVPYKPQEIKKQEKPYSQNNDIHHARQSQEHFTNFSNALTVQTENLGNEEMTGPFTFPSTSLGYTTQEIQSWVPSTLENDSFLSSLFQTHLLSPTTPESNYFSSPTFNMNDFDGFYNMPRSESDLPDIISTNTSVTNSPIPNFHFPLDPVEIDPNFPFNTSGFF